One genomic segment of Pedobacter endophyticus includes these proteins:
- a CDS encoding gliding motility-associated C-terminal domain-containing protein: MRKLSLFFILFTLAASLKAAVFTVTSNADAGAGTLRNAITLANNNGTTETDYIYFNLPGTSLTDITIALESELPAITSNIMIDGQSQPSELLGNPNIRISLVRAVAAYFNGLKIDHASNVAVYGISFSNFKADPAGSLDEKKGGIYLKGSSNIIIGAPGKPNCFGNCYAGILSPFTTSREDIQNIEIAANIFGLSENGLNSVPNETGIDLSFLKNSTIGGDAPEYGNLIAANTRNGIALGSADGPITIANNVIGLDKSLNLKPSPAANGIYVNGATSIPNITDNVIGGQLQGILVDYVNGGFIIARNRVGTGFLGTENFANGTGIHINFSNTKSIIGGTTTAETNYIAYNKTAILIENSYPISILKNSLYCNSEGAITFKGQTLDVAKIDVINAGQVSGKYAANAMVELFYTDECNDCQGKTWFATLNTDGAGNWQYTGAVTGKVTSLGTDANGATSNFSKPELNDANVLKQNVFCGEANGSIKGIKVYNASVFQWYNTVGDLVGTSNDLENVGAGTYYLKAGQLGACDVKSANFTISAGGNGIDDSKKKITDAICGASNGSITNIGVANDLQKSWYNAAGNIIATGNDLVNVPAGTYFFKAGSGACEVTSPVYTVNNQTKSYMTKDVVITPSSCGNKNGRVEINGYQTDVPTRFSWLDGDGNEVATTEDLSNVFPGVYTLMASDANGCANEAGSFTISEADLPVIDLTKMQTFTSCDGQTISITGVEVKGTTQPFRYKWIDQERNMVSEQLAFSALKAGNYQLLVSDKYNCDVHSDFIDFRSLKRETLVVPNSFSPNGDGVNDAWVITAAENYPSAEFSVVNRHGERVFYSKGYAAPFDGTYRGKPLPTGVYYYLIDLKGECGKLSGSLTLMK; this comes from the coding sequence ATGAGAAAATTATCCCTGTTTTTCATTCTTTTTACACTTGCGGCCAGCCTTAAAGCTGCAGTTTTTACGGTAACCTCAAATGCTGATGCTGGGGCCGGAACCTTGCGCAATGCCATTACCCTGGCCAATAACAATGGAACTACAGAAACCGATTATATTTACTTCAATCTGCCAGGCACTAGTTTAACCGACATTACCATTGCGCTCGAAAGTGAGCTGCCGGCAATTACTTCTAACATTATGATTGATGGGCAAAGCCAACCGTCGGAGCTATTGGGCAATCCCAATATCCGGATATCACTTGTCCGGGCCGTTGCAGCTTATTTTAACGGGTTAAAAATCGATCATGCAAGCAATGTAGCCGTATATGGTATTAGCTTTAGTAACTTTAAGGCCGACCCCGCAGGCAGTCTCGATGAGAAAAAGGGTGGGATTTATCTTAAAGGCTCCTCAAACATTATTATCGGTGCACCCGGCAAGCCCAATTGTTTCGGTAACTGTTACGCGGGAATTTTGTCGCCTTTTACAACCTCACGGGAAGATATACAGAATATTGAGATAGCCGCCAACATTTTCGGGTTAAGTGAAAATGGTTTAAACAGTGTGCCCAATGAAACAGGCATAGATTTAAGTTTCCTAAAAAACAGCACTATTGGAGGCGATGCGCCCGAGTATGGCAATTTAATTGCTGCAAACACCCGCAATGGCATCGCTTTAGGTTCGGCAGATGGCCCCATAACAATTGCCAACAACGTAATCGGGCTCGATAAATCGCTTAACCTGAAACCATCACCAGCCGCAAACGGAATTTACGTAAATGGCGCAACAAGCATCCCAAATATCACTGATAATGTTATTGGTGGTCAATTACAAGGCATTTTGGTCGATTATGTTAACGGTGGGTTCATCATCGCCAGAAATAGAGTTGGCACAGGCTTCTTAGGTACCGAAAACTTTGCCAACGGAACAGGGATTCACATCAATTTTTCGAATACCAAAAGTATAATTGGCGGTACTACAACGGCCGAAACCAATTATATCGCTTACAATAAAACGGCAATCCTCATTGAGAATTCCTATCCAATCTCGATCCTTAAAAATAGCTTGTACTGCAATTCCGAAGGTGCAATTACCTTTAAGGGTCAAACCCTTGATGTGGCTAAAATAGACGTTATTAATGCAGGCCAGGTAAGTGGAAAGTATGCCGCGAATGCAATGGTCGAGCTTTTTTATACTGATGAGTGTAACGATTGCCAGGGTAAAACGTGGTTTGCTACCTTAAACACCGATGGCGCCGGAAACTGGCAATATACGGGTGCAGTAACCGGAAAAGTGACCAGTTTGGGTACCGATGCCAATGGTGCAACCTCCAATTTCTCAAAGCCAGAACTCAACGATGCCAATGTACTAAAGCAAAACGTTTTTTGTGGGGAGGCCAATGGAAGTATAAAGGGTATTAAGGTCTATAATGCCAGTGTTTTTCAGTGGTACAATACGGTCGGCGATCTGGTTGGAACAAGTAACGATTTAGAAAACGTTGGTGCCGGAACTTATTATTTAAAGGCCGGGCAGCTGGGAGCCTGCGATGTGAAATCGGCCAACTTTACCATTAGTGCCGGTGGAAATGGGATAGACGATTCGAAAAAGAAAATTACCGATGCTATTTGCGGCGCATCAAATGGCAGCATTACCAATATAGGTGTAGCCAACGATCTTCAAAAAAGCTGGTACAACGCTGCTGGCAACATCATAGCTACAGGCAACGATTTGGTTAATGTACCCGCAGGCACTTACTTTTTTAAGGCGGGTAGCGGTGCCTGCGAAGTTACTTCACCCGTTTATACCGTTAACAATCAAACCAAAAGCTACATGACAAAAGACGTTGTGATCACACCATCGAGCTGCGGAAATAAAAATGGACGCGTCGAAATAAACGGCTATCAAACCGATGTTCCCACCCGCTTTAGCTGGCTCGATGGAGATGGAAATGAAGTGGCTACAACCGAAGATCTTTCGAACGTTTTCCCCGGCGTTTATACCCTGATGGCTTCTGATGCCAATGGCTGCGCAAATGAAGCAGGAAGTTTTACCATCAGTGAGGCCGACCTCCCCGTGATCGATTTAACCAAAATGCAAACGTTTACCAGTTGCGATGGACAAACAATAAGCATTACAGGCGTGGAAGTAAAAGGTACTACTCAGCCGTTCCGTTATAAGTGGATCGATCAGGAGAGAAATATGGTTTCTGAGCAGCTCGCATTTAGTGCGCTGAAAGCCGGTAATTACCAACTTTTGGTGTCGGATAAATACAATTGCGACGTACATAGTGATTTCATCGATTTTCGGTCGTTAAAAAGGGAAACGTTGGTCGTACCCAATTCGTTTAGCCCAAATGGCGATGGAGTTAATGATGCGTGGGTAATCACCGCGGCCGAAAACTATCCAAGCGCCGAGTTTTCTGTTGTTAATCGGCATGGTGAGCGGGTGTTTTATTCAAAAGGTTATGCAGCGCCTTTCGATGGGACTTACCGCGGGAAGCCGCTGCCTACAGGGGTTTATTATTACTTAATTGACTTAAAAGGCGAGTGTGGCAAGCTAAGTGGAAGTTTAACGCTAATGAAGTAG
- a CDS encoding DUF4397 domain-containing protein, whose translation MKKLIYILTACVALLTSCAKESDYQSLENTEYEKLAPADTKYTYLKVLNLTPGSPVVNYYIDGVKFSSALSSSGVENAGYGYNGLYPDFGYAAVAPGSHKLTAKIIPTATVDKNLEVLNTTVSPEAGKYYTIYTTGQYSATNKVLGTPFVLEDVRPALDTSKIFVRFVNLCNGLPSIDIVKGAAVTDPKIITNIGYGQASPWVAIPNVGNGTAPTIPLWYLLSATGAPIFTTVSNSTLTKGRAYTIYARGVIGATGTTAPTFTYYTTFYY comes from the coding sequence ATGAAAAAATTAATATATATTCTAACGGCTTGTGTGGCGCTGCTTACATCATGTGCCAAAGAAAGTGATTACCAATCATTAGAGAATACCGAATATGAAAAGCTTGCGCCGGCCGATACCAAATATACGTACCTCAAAGTGCTAAACTTAACTCCCGGCAGTCCCGTTGTTAACTACTATATAGATGGCGTAAAATTTTCTTCCGCGTTATCCTCATCAGGCGTTGAAAATGCAGGTTATGGTTACAACGGTTTATATCCCGATTTTGGCTACGCGGCCGTGGCACCTGGTTCGCACAAGCTTACCGCCAAAATAATTCCAACAGCCACTGTTGATAAAAACCTCGAAGTACTCAATACGACCGTATCGCCAGAAGCTGGTAAATACTATACCATTTATACAACCGGGCAATATTCGGCAACAAATAAAGTATTGGGCACACCTTTTGTTTTAGAGGATGTGAGGCCAGCTTTAGATACTTCAAAAATATTTGTTCGCTTTGTAAACCTTTGTAATGGGCTTCCAAGCATCGATATTGTAAAGGGAGCGGCCGTAACAGACCCTAAAATTATTACCAATATCGGGTATGGACAAGCCTCACCGTGGGTAGCCATTCCGAACGTTGGAAACGGAACTGCGCCTACAATTCCACTTTGGTATTTGCTCTCTGCAACGGGGGCTCCGATATTTACAACTGTTTCTAACAGTACATTAACCAAGGGAAGGGCCTACACTATTTATGCACGCGGCGTTATTGGAGCCACAGGCACAACGGCACCAACTTTTACCTATTACACCACTTTTTATTACTAA
- a CDS encoding SusD/RagB family nutrient-binding outer membrane lipoprotein, with protein MKKIYIVLFALAISFSGCKKYFDINTDPATPQNPESRTLVPPLFAQMERGVQFDARYLGGTIQYFGGAVNVGETHGWIQVSDAMGEIWRTCYYGLGANLNLIIDDSQKKTEWNYVGLAQSLKAWSFQITTDYTGEIIVKQAFEPNRFVFDYDSQEDVYAEVVRIANESINNFSRTDGAGTQAKLAVADLVYQGDASKWIKFNYGLLARNASSTINKASYDPQKVIDYVDKALASNADNFLVPNNGNISADANFFGPLRSNLASYRQTRIIVGLLDGTYLTGTAGSVIDPRRNNMISPSQDGVYRGTNPGVGDPGTVTNKNQIPNPWGSLGSANPGGGANTGKYLFKDKASFPIMTYSEMQFLKAEAAFRKGDLQTAHTAYLNGISASIDFVSALGTAITTAEKTAYMGSASVKQTPATLTLKDIMLQKYLALYGYGFVETWTDLRKYNYITGDAKGNNPYVNTYFFPTSFYSDNGGKPAQRTRPRYNSEYIWNLEALKKIGADKIDYHTVPMWFSQP; from the coding sequence ATGAAAAAGATATATATAGTATTATTTGCCCTGGCAATATCATTTTCTGGATGTAAGAAATATTTCGATATCAATACAGATCCGGCAACGCCGCAAAATCCAGAAAGCAGAACATTGGTTCCACCTTTGTTTGCGCAAATGGAGCGTGGCGTTCAGTTTGATGCCAGGTATTTAGGCGGTACAATTCAGTATTTTGGAGGTGCCGTAAACGTTGGCGAAACGCATGGCTGGATACAGGTAAGCGACGCTATGGGCGAAATTTGGCGAACTTGTTACTATGGTTTAGGGGCAAACCTCAATCTGATAATTGACGATAGCCAGAAAAAAACCGAATGGAATTATGTTGGCCTTGCACAATCTTTAAAAGCATGGAGCTTCCAGATTACCACCGATTACACTGGCGAAATTATTGTTAAACAAGCGTTTGAGCCAAATCGTTTTGTGTTCGATTACGATTCGCAGGAAGATGTTTATGCAGAGGTTGTTCGCATCGCAAACGAATCTATCAACAATTTTAGCAGAACAGATGGAGCGGGTACCCAGGCAAAACTGGCTGTTGCAGATTTGGTTTATCAGGGCGATGCCTCAAAATGGATCAAATTCAACTATGGTTTATTGGCCAGAAATGCGAGCAGTACAATCAACAAAGCAAGCTACGATCCCCAAAAAGTGATCGATTATGTTGATAAAGCACTTGCCAGCAATGCCGATAACTTCCTGGTTCCAAATAATGGCAACATTTCCGCAGATGCCAACTTTTTTGGTCCCTTAAGATCAAATTTAGCATCTTACCGCCAAACAAGAATCATCGTTGGTTTACTGGACGGAACTTATTTAACCGGAACTGCCGGAAGCGTCATCGATCCGCGTAGAAACAACATGATCTCCCCTTCCCAAGACGGTGTTTACAGAGGAACCAACCCCGGCGTTGGCGATCCTGGTACGGTAACAAACAAAAACCAAATTCCAAATCCATGGGGCTCACTAGGTAGTGCAAATCCGGGCGGAGGTGCAAACACAGGTAAGTACTTGTTTAAAGATAAAGCCAGTTTCCCGATAATGACTTATTCTGAAATGCAGTTTTTAAAAGCTGAGGCCGCTTTTAGAAAAGGCGACCTACAAACCGCACATACCGCATATTTAAACGGAATTTCGGCAAGTATCGATTTTGTGAGCGCTTTAGGCACGGCAATTACCACAGCAGAAAAAACAGCTTACATGGGTAGCGCATCAGTAAAACAAACGCCTGCAACCTTAACATTGAAAGATATTATGTTGCAAAAATACCTGGCGCTTTATGGCTATGGTTTTGTAGAAACATGGACCGATTTGCGCAAGTATAACTACATTACCGGCGATGCGAAAGGAAACAATCCTTATGTAAATACTTACTTTTTCCCAACCTCTTTCTATTCAGATAACGGAGGCAAACCCGCACAAAGGACCCGCCCAAGGTATAATTCAGAATATATCTGGAATTTAGAGGCGCTTAAGAAAATTGGTGCCGATAAAATCGACTACCATACTGTTCCAATGTGGTTCTCTCAACCTTAA
- a CDS encoding SusC/RagA family TonB-linked outer membrane protein, which yields MKKKLLLTIIGTFLLLAHAIAQQITVTGKVTSADGPIPGVSVRVKGTAIVAQTSGTGSYTIKAQPTSILQFSYIGYKTIERPVSGNTTLNVSLVADAGDLDEVVITGYGIERSNRGLGYDAQTVKGSDLAATQRDNFINALQGRVAGATITSTSGTPGASTSIIIRGAVSLDGDNQPLFVIDGLPISNNTFSEYNLVGQGTFNRTNDYGNRGMDINPEEIETLTILKGPEATALYGTQGASGAVVITTKRAKAGTASVSYNNSFRAEIPYRFPEVQTVYGGGAGGIFDEEVRTRTYFGAKYPERFTRYDNLDAFYRTGWTQKHNASVEGGTEKLSMRLGVSYTDQDGSIKGTDYTSLNTKLSATSKISDKVSMNASMNFISSKTNKTYKGSGSPMLSVLTWPIIDDIRNYYTATGDRRTITGSYSAELDNPLWAMENNPNWDKVNRVISNIGISYKPTSWLNFQATGGADVYSMQGLGAYHPQSYNANVSGTSYGGGGINTFTENFRLLNGSLVATVRKDFGKFKPSLVVGYDISDNLDETTAQFGTKFYQQTFYSLNNTDPTTQRVAYANVLKRKMGAFGQAQVGYDDLLYLTLTGRQDFSSTLPINDYTFFYPAASLSFVFSDLPVMKNLSWLSSGKLRASWGQSGKDPRKAYITKTSLVPQTTTGGGFAVDVNLGNPNLEAEFTTSSEAGIDLSFFKNRISANFSYYKTVSNGQITAPRLSYATGAILEYINSGKVVNHGFELVLKGTPIRNQNFSWDITANVTRARGKITALPADQTTFYVSDTWLFDNVRRQYVVGSSVSALASMEYLRNANGDILISPSNGLPIRNTDWTQIGDTAPDLGVGLINSFTYKNFNLSFLFDIRKGGDIYNATELYLYARGMSKRSLDRETPRIIKGVLRDGLENSANPTQNNIVVVPYITTTYYSQFNTLDFIEKDINWIRLKDITLAYTLPKSVFERSKTFKSASVFFTGTDLLLLTNYKGVDPSVNGLSAASGGTGGTGIDFGSFGQPMGFNFGLRVGF from the coding sequence ATGAAAAAAAAACTACTACTAACTATTATTGGTACGTTTTTATTGCTTGCGCATGCCATAGCGCAGCAAATAACCGTAACCGGTAAGGTCACATCAGCTGATGGGCCCATCCCAGGCGTTTCAGTTCGCGTAAAAGGAACAGCCATAGTTGCCCAAACCAGCGGCACCGGCAGTTATACCATTAAAGCGCAACCAACATCTATTTTACAGTTTTCTTATATCGGTTATAAAACCATTGAAAGACCAGTAAGCGGAAACACCACGTTAAACGTTTCGTTAGTTGCCGATGCGGGCGACCTCGATGAAGTAGTAATAACAGGTTACGGTATCGAGCGTTCGAACCGTGGATTGGGTTATGATGCCCAAACGGTAAAAGGATCAGATTTGGCCGCTACACAACGCGATAACTTTATTAATGCGCTTCAAGGCCGTGTTGCTGGTGCAACAATTACTTCTACAAGTGGTACGCCAGGCGCATCAACATCGATCATTATTCGTGGTGCCGTTTCTCTTGATGGAGATAACCAGCCATTATTCGTAATTGATGGTTTGCCCATTTCAAACAATACTTTTAGCGAATACAATCTCGTAGGTCAGGGTACTTTTAACCGTACAAACGATTATGGTAACCGTGGTATGGATATCAACCCGGAAGAGATTGAAACGTTAACTATTTTAAAAGGCCCCGAGGCCACAGCGCTTTATGGTACCCAAGGTGCATCGGGCGCAGTGGTTATTACTACAAAACGTGCCAAGGCAGGTACTGCAAGCGTAAGTTACAACAACTCGTTCAGAGCCGAAATTCCATATCGTTTTCCAGAAGTTCAAACCGTTTATGGTGGTGGCGCAGGTGGAATTTTCGACGAAGAGGTAAGAACCAGAACTTATTTTGGCGCAAAATATCCTGAGCGGTTTACAAGATATGATAATCTTGATGCGTTTTACAGAACAGGATGGACACAAAAGCACAATGCCTCGGTAGAAGGTGGAACCGAAAAGCTTTCGATGAGGCTTGGCGTAAGCTACACCGATCAGGATGGCTCGATAAAGGGAACGGACTATACTTCGTTAAATACCAAACTTTCTGCTACATCTAAAATCAGCGATAAGGTGAGCATGAATGCGTCGATGAACTTTATTTCTTCTAAAACGAACAAAACCTATAAAGGATCCGGTAGCCCGATGTTAAGCGTTTTAACATGGCCGATTATTGATGACATTAGAAATTATTATACCGCAACAGGCGACAGACGTACCATTACCGGAAGTTACAGCGCAGAGCTCGATAACCCACTTTGGGCCATGGAAAACAACCCGAATTGGGATAAGGTAAACCGTGTAATCTCAAATATTGGCATTAGCTATAAGCCTACCAGCTGGTTAAATTTTCAGGCCACTGGAGGCGCCGATGTGTATTCGATGCAAGGTTTGGGCGCTTACCACCCACAATCATACAACGCCAACGTTTCTGGTACTTCTTATGGTGGCGGTGGCATTAACACTTTTACCGAAAACTTCAGGTTGTTAAACGGATCATTGGTGGCAACCGTGAGAAAGGATTTTGGAAAGTTCAAGCCTTCGTTGGTAGTTGGTTACGATATTTCGGACAATCTTGACGAAACCACTGCTCAATTCGGAACCAAATTTTATCAGCAAACATTTTATAGCCTCAATAATACCGATCCAACCACCCAACGTGTAGCTTATGCTAACGTGTTAAAACGCAAAATGGGTGCTTTCGGACAGGCGCAGGTAGGTTACGATGATTTACTGTACTTAACATTAACTGGCCGTCAGGATTTTTCTTCGACATTGCCAATTAACGATTATACGTTTTTCTATCCGGCAGCATCATTAAGTTTTGTGTTTTCTGATCTTCCTGTAATGAAAAACCTAAGCTGGTTATCATCAGGTAAATTGAGAGCTTCGTGGGGTCAGTCGGGTAAAGATCCGAGAAAAGCTTACATCACCAAAACATCTTTGGTCCCACAAACCACTACGGGCGGGGGCTTCGCAGTCGATGTAAATTTGGGTAACCCGAATCTTGAGGCAGAGTTTACCACTTCATCAGAAGCGGGTATCGATTTAAGCTTTTTCAAAAACAGAATTTCAGCAAACTTCTCTTACTACAAAACGGTAAGTAACGGTCAAATTACGGCGCCACGTTTAAGTTATGCAACCGGAGCCATTTTAGAATACATCAACAGCGGCAAGGTGGTTAACCACGGTTTTGAGTTGGTGTTGAAAGGCACGCCAATCAGAAACCAGAATTTTAGCTGGGATATTACAGCCAACGTAACCCGGGCAAGAGGAAAAATTACTGCTTTACCAGCCGATCAAACTACGTTTTATGTATCAGATACCTGGTTGTTTGATAACGTAAGAAGGCAGTATGTAGTAGGTTCGTCCGTTTCGGCCCTTGCCAGTATGGAATATTTGAGAAACGCCAATGGCGATATCCTGATTAGCCCGAGTAATGGTTTGCCAATCAGAAACACCGATTGGACACAAATTGGCGATACAGCACCAGACCTTGGCGTAGGTTTAATCAACAGCTTTACTTACAAAAACTTCAACTTGTCGTTCCTTTTTGATATCCGCAAAGGCGGAGATATTTACAACGCAACCGAGCTTTATTTATATGCACGAGGCATGTCTAAAAGAAGTTTAGACCGCGAAACACCACGTATTATTAAAGGGGTGTTAAGAGATGGTTTGGAGAACAGTGCAAATCCAACACAAAACAATATTGTTGTGGTACCTTATATCACTACCACCTATTATTCGCAGTTCAACACGCTGGATTTTATCGAGAAAGACATCAACTGGATCAGGTTGAAGGACATTACTTTAGCTTACACACTGCCGAAATCTGTGTTCGAAAGAAGCAAGACCTTTAAAAGCGCCAGTGTATTTTTTACAGGAACCGATTTATTGCTGCTTACCAACTATAAAGGGGTAGATCCATCAGTAAATGGTTTAAGTGCGGCATCAGGCGGTACAGGCGGTACGGGCATCGATTTTGGTAGTTTCGGCCAACCGATGGGCTTCAATTTTGGTTTAAGAGTAGGGTTTTAA
- a CDS encoding DeoR/GlpR family DNA-binding transcription regulator has protein sequence MLKKERHDFIMRQINLHNRVLTSDLVQLLTVSEDTIRRDLQELVEEGLLFKVHGGALSKSYHSSFDDSTVYARESKIAIAKKATSLVKDGMVVLIGGGTTILEFVKQLPQGIEATFFTISPLVAVELAKYNNVEVILIGGLFSKNSQITYGGHVINQLSEIKADLCLMGTSAIHPEEGLTDTDWEINQLKKAMIACAKNTAVLCISEKLDISLRLKVCSIESISFLITELDHADEALRGYHEKDVHIL, from the coding sequence ATGCTCAAAAAAGAACGCCATGATTTTATTATGCGCCAAATAAATTTGCACAACCGTGTGTTGACGTCAGATTTGGTTCAACTTTTAACTGTTTCTGAAGATACGATCAGAAGAGACCTGCAAGAGCTTGTTGAAGAAGGTTTACTTTTTAAAGTGCATGGTGGCGCATTGTCAAAATCGTACCACAGCTCGTTCGACGATAGCACGGTGTATGCCCGGGAGAGCAAAATTGCCATTGCAAAAAAGGCAACTTCGCTGGTTAAAGATGGCATGGTGGTGCTTATTGGCGGCGGCACAACAATTTTAGAGTTTGTAAAACAGCTTCCGCAAGGAATTGAAGCCACTTTTTTTACAATCAGCCCCCTGGTAGCGGTCGAGCTTGCTAAATATAATAATGTAGAAGTGATTTTAATTGGCGGCTTGTTTTCTAAAAACTCGCAAATTACCTACGGAGGTCACGTTATTAATCAGTTATCAGAAATTAAAGCCGATTTGTGCCTTATGGGCACCAGCGCCATCCATCCGGAAGAAGGGTTAACAGATACAGACTGGGAAATTAACCAGCTAAAGAAGGCTATGATTGCATGCGCAAAAAACACTGCTGTTTTGTGCATTTCGGAAAAGCTCGATATTAGTTTGAGGTTAAAGGTGTGTTCAATTGAAAGCATTAGCTTTTTAATTACGGAACTCGATCATGCCGACGAGGCGTTAAGGGGTTATCACGAAAAAGACGTACATATTTTATAA
- a CDS encoding RagB/SusD family nutrient uptake outer membrane protein, protein MKNLKSKYIGYAFLLTTIAFSSACNKEYLNPNAATADDVLTSAKGLTGVTVGLQKSYSTTRAGVLYAAITLNGLTTNELISINTGNTNEERLAAGGVQVDGTNSILLNVWAGANKIIFDADNVINNAANLPDKNYAAGLIAHASIFKALALGNLSEYWEKIPAGIGQNVSFITRVEGYNKAIATIDNALAVIAANPISTSFLGNIPGGIDISNTLNALKARYALFAGNYALALTAANSVDLTKKSAFTYDALNLNPIFEIATSTNNVIQPKNLNLGQTGANVPDAGDARIPFYTVVNTTVRINGFGAGTFTQIPIYLPGEITLIKAEAYARQATPDLNNALAELNKVVTKTAANDLFGVGAALPALTGTYTQQQLLDLIYKHRSIELFMSGLKLEDMRRFNQPIADRKRNFFPYPFQERDNNTNTPADPAF, encoded by the coding sequence ATGAAAAATTTAAAATCAAAATATATAGGCTATGCATTCCTGCTTACAACGATTGCTTTTTCGAGTGCTTGTAACAAGGAGTACTTAAATCCTAATGCCGCTACGGCTGACGACGTATTAACTTCGGCAAAAGGTTTAACGGGGGTAACTGTTGGTTTGCAGAAAAGCTATTCAACTACAAGGGCAGGCGTATTGTATGCCGCAATTACCTTAAACGGTTTAACTACTAACGAACTTATTTCTATAAATACAGGGAACACCAATGAGGAAAGATTGGCAGCTGGCGGTGTACAGGTTGATGGAACCAATTCTATCTTATTAAATGTTTGGGCGGGCGCAAATAAAATTATTTTTGATGCCGATAATGTGATTAACAACGCGGCCAATTTGCCAGATAAAAATTATGCAGCGGGATTAATTGCCCATGCAAGTATCTTTAAAGCGCTTGCCTTGGGCAATTTATCAGAATATTGGGAGAAAATCCCAGCCGGAATCGGGCAAAATGTTTCATTTATTACCAGAGTGGAAGGTTACAACAAGGCGATAGCAACAATCGATAACGCTTTGGCCGTAATTGCTGCTAATCCAATAAGTACGTCTTTTTTGGGCAATATCCCCGGAGGAATTGATATTTCTAATACGTTAAATGCGTTGAAAGCTCGCTACGCGTTATTTGCTGGTAACTATGCCCTGGCTTTAACGGCTGCGAATAGTGTCGACTTGACAAAAAAATCTGCATTTACTTATGATGCGTTAAATTTAAACCCAATTTTTGAAATCGCCACATCAACAAATAACGTTATTCAGCCCAAAAACCTAAATTTAGGGCAAACTGGTGCAAACGTTCCTGATGCTGGCGATGCAAGGATTCCGTTTTATACCGTAGTTAATACGACAGTTCGTATTAATGGTTTTGGAGCAGGAACCTTCACCCAAATTCCAATTTACTTGCCAGGCGAAATCACTTTGATTAAAGCCGAGGCCTATGCCCGCCAGGCTACGCCCGACTTAAATAATGCGTTAGCTGAACTAAACAAAGTGGTTACCAAAACTGCAGCAAATGATCTGTTTGGGGTTGGGGCAGCATTGCCCGCTTTAACCGGAACGTATACCCAGCAACAACTGTTGGATTTAATTTATAAGCATCGATCGATTGAACTTTTTATGTCGGGGCTTAAGCTTGAAGATATGAGGAGATTTAACCAACCAATTGCAGACCGTAAGCGGAACTTTTTTCCTTATCCTTTCCAAGAAAGAGATAATAACACAAATACGCCAGCCGATCCGGCATTTTAA